gtatttaacCTTTGAATTAGAACCATTTAGTGAAGATCAATTGAAATATTTCAGTCCATTTTAAATTCCTTATTAATCATAGGACTGTCATGAAATACAGAAACCATGTCTGGAAAAAGACCAGCTTCTGAGAGAGGTATGGGAACATCACAGTGGAGCCTAAAAAGGAGAGCTAAGCAAAAGCTGAGGAATATATTCTAGAAATTTGTGAAAATGGCACTGAAAAGGAAATGCATGTGAAAGAAAATGAATATTCAGTGTATGAGGAAGCCCATGCTTATGTTAACAATAGCGGGAACATTACTTTTTGGAAGGGGTGCAATGAAGATGGTGATTCTTCACCTTCAAAAAATGCAGGGAGCACAACTGTGGAAGTGGAAAGTGAAGGTGACATTTCATGTAATACCATGTCTCAAGCTGAAACAGATGACAGAGATTTATACGGATTCATGATAGGCCCCAGTGATCAGCCTTGTTTAGGTGATATTATGGCTCAAGAGCCAGTGAATAGGTTTTCTGATGATGATCACAATGATGATGAAGGTTCTGATGGAGAACCTGACTTGGCTGATGAAATAGGGTATTGggctgcaaaacacaaaattacacacagGGCACTTGGAGACCTTCTCCACATTCTTTGCAAAAAAAATCCAAGTTTGCCAAAAGATCCTAGAACTTTGCTTAAAACAAGCACTAGCATTACAGTTAAGCCTATTGCAGGAGGGTTGTATCACAATTTTGGAATATCTAAAGGAATTAACCAAATGCTGTATCCTGAATCTATTCCAGGTGTAAAAAAGTTGTTGCTCCAAATTAATATTGATGGGCTGCCATTATTTAAAAGTTCTAAACTGCAGTTTTGGCCTATTTTAGGAATGCTGGACCATAAGGGCTTGAAACAACCATTTTTAATAGGCTTATTTGCTGGTAATTCCAAACCCCAAAATTTGGATGAATATATGAAAGATTTTGtggaagaaatgaaatatttagaaaGAGTTGGATTGAATTTTGGTGACAGACATTTCCAAATACGGATATCAGCAATAATTTGTGATGCTCCAGCAAGGGCAATGATCAAATGTTGTAAACCCTACAATGGATATTTTGGCTGTGACAAATGTAAACAGGAAGGGACATGGTACAACAAGGTCACTTTCCAAGAGACTGATGCAACCTTAAGGACTGATGCAAGCTTTAGAGACATGCTGGATGAAAATCATCATACAGACATTCCATCTCCCTTGTTGGAGTTGGATATTGGTATGGTAACTCAGGTGCCTCTAGATTATGTGCACTTGGTTTGTTTAGGTGTGATGCGAAGTCTTCTTTTGTATTGGATAAAAGGGTCACTGACTTGCAGGTTGCCAAGTAGATCAGTGTTGGAGATATCTGGTAGGTTGTTAGCTTTGGCACCTTATTCTCCAAGAGAATTTGCGTGCAAACCCCGTGCATTAAGTGAGATAGACCGATGGAAAGCTACAGAGAATTATTGTCTGATACATTCTTCAAGAATTTTGTTCTTCTCTCTGTAAGTATGTACATTTTGACCAGTCCACGTTTGTGTATTCATTATATGGATTATGTTAGAGAACTTTTGGTATTTTTTGTGAGAGAGTATACACAAATTTATGGCCACCAAGAAGTTGTCTACAATGTCCATGGACTTGTCCATCTTGCCGATGAAGTGAATAGGTTTGGACCCCTAGATAATATATCAGCTTTtccatttgaaaattttcttggcaaagtgaaaaaaatggtTAGAAAACCACAGCATCCTATCCAACAAGTAGCTCGCCGAATTTCAGAGTCACAGAGCTTATTTAGGGGATCTGCATGTGACCAAAATTATCCTCTTTTGAAGATGGAGCACAGCAATGGTCCTGTTCCAGAATTATTTGAAGTTTACAACCAGTATggccaactctttttaccaagatTTTGTATCACTTTGGATCAGGCAAACAATTGTGTGCTACTTAATGGGGGAAATATGTATTGTGCAGAATTTGCTTGCCAAACATGGCCAATCTGAGGATATTTTCCTAGTTGTTAAACAGTTTGCAGAGGTAAATGACTTTTTCAAACACCCTCTGAGGTCTTCAGACTTAGGAATTCATCATGTTTCCAACCTGAAACCTGAATTAGTTGTGGTTTCAATTTCCAGATTAAATGGAAAATGTGCTCTCTGGCCTAGCAAGTCAGGCTATATAGCAGTTCCACTCAATCATACAAATGAGTAAATCAAATGCAGTGATGTGTCATATCAGGGGTTATTCTGTACACTTCAGGCCCTTTCCTACTaaagagaaaatttttttttttttggtttttggtATTTGGTGAAGGGggaattttttatttgtgtatggGTGTATATGTGTGTCGGGGGGGGGTATGTCAATTATAATAATTCTGCAAGGGAACAGGGGCTAAGGTGCTTTATCAGCTTCATACTTATGTATGAGAAATACCATAATGTTCAACTGACTAACCTGTAGAAAGGGGGAACTGTTATGATGGAGCTGTAACATTCATGTCACATTACATCTATACAGCACAGGGTTTTCATTAGCTTTTACATAAGGAGGCAAGTTGAAAACTTCAGTAGCTAGGTTAAAATAGGTCTGTGTCTGTATATTTAACACTGTGAGGAACAAATTTCAGTGCTGGTAAATTGAACTGTATCACTCTGTAACAGGCAGTGAACCTGTTTACTGGCATTAAAAGCAAACCCTGACAGCAGCTTATAACAGGGGCCTTGAGAATATGCAGTTTGACTAATTTGGATGTTCAGGAGATTTTTTGGTATTTGTCTGAGTCcattttacaattataaagtGAAAAAGGATAAGGTAATTTCTTCTTTAGCAAAGACTGAGTGAACAGATAATTTTATGTAGGTAGAGCATATACATTTACACAAATCTCACATCTGCAAGCAAATTTTGacattgatatattttatgaatattactgtagtatgtttagtattttaaatggaaaattgtaaaaattagaaaatcagGTTTCTTAAAGGCAGCATAGTTACATGGCTAATGTTGACAGATCCAACCAAATGGAGGTGGAAATTAGAGAATATGTGATAGTAGTGTTCACAAAGGACAATGAAGTTGGGGTGGCACCATCAGACTGGCTATTGGATGAATGCACCATTAAGTGGCCGAACAAAAAAGGTCAAAGCCTGAATAAAGCTGTTCTGGACAGAATGCCTCCAGAGGATCATTGGGATGAGTATGATGTTAGAGTCATCTATTCAGATGGTAAGttgaaaactacaataatacatgGTGCAtggaaatttatttatgtttccaCTTTGTGTCCATATAGATCTTAGTAGAGGACGTGTTCTGTTATAAAGTATCTGTCTAGCAAAAACATCATGAGGTACATTCCATATAtgtcaacataaaaaaaatcaaaacaattttttaaaacctgTCCTTATCATAATTACATATGCATTTTAAGTAGTGGATGTGAACTGCATGTTGAGCAAGTACATGTAATGTTTAGTGAACCTGTGAGATGTTGGCAAACTGGAAGAATGACATCTGTTCCTCCGACGTCTGTTAGCACACTGACACAGGCATGCATGTACAAAGGTTTCTCAGGCCCTGCTCAGTGGAAGTCTACCTCTGTCTCCTGAATTTTTCAGATTTGAATATTTGAGTGACAGAAAAGTGATATACCTGTTACTTGAGACTCTTTTGTCTTTACAGATGACTATGTTAAGGTGAGAGGGAAATTAAGTTCTGCAGAGGACACCTCTTCTCTTGAAACAGATGATCCAGAAGCTAAAAATTCTGAAAATGGACCAAGAATTTGCACCAGAAAGAGAAAGTATGCTTTGCTAGTGACTGCAGTTTTAAACAATTTGTCTCAAACTATCACATTTTCAAGTTAACACATACTGGCTAAGAAAAATATACTCCAATTCTTTATCTCAAAACTATATGATAGGGCTACCTGTAAAATGTGAAGCTCACATTGGTTAGGGTTCAGCACTCGAATCACACACGTATAAGTAAATTGTAAATTGAAATTAAAGGGATGGAATGAGAATTAAATCAAGccatgttttttttcactttgctAGAGCCTGACATAAATAGACAGATATGGTGACCTTGCAGGAACAGTCTCAGCTTAAAGTCAATATAAAATTGTACATTTTGTAATAGAactaaatttattcataatatttgaaTCTGATTTTATATTATGATGGGTGGTTGGTGAACTGTAAGACCATGTCAGCTGAGTAGGTCTATATATTTTTAGAGTAAAAGATTCTTATTATGGGACCTCTCACAAGAAAAATGAGTGCATACTTGCCTTAGGCTTGAATTACATGTATATGTAGTTACTTGATCAAGGTGCCACTTCAGAATGAATGAAAAtgatgtatacaaaaaaaaaaaaaagaaaaatagcacTGTATTTTAAATGACAAACTTATTTTCAAAGTGACAAGCTATTTTCAAATTGAATAACTTTTTGGGTCACTTTAGCAAAGCAATATTAGCCTTCTagatacatttttgtaaaaaatatgctTCTTTTTGTATAGGCCCACACAGAGATTAGTTTCTGAGTCTGATAATGAGTCTGAGGCTGATGGGGAGAAGAATCAGCAAGTTCAGAATTCCAAATCACAAAAACACAAGTCTGCAATATGGTCAGATGATCATGTGGATTTGGCTCAGCTGACCATACCTAAGCCACCAGAGCCAATAAGCAATGCTGGAGGGCATGTGATAGTGACCCCAAAAAGAAGATGTGTGTCAGGTAAACTACACAGTAAAATGTTACTCTAATGATAAAGGTTGCAGtttcattcaacattttattaaactacaagtGCATCTTCTGGTTTAAGCTTTGCCATACACTCCATAATGTTGATACCATAACTGTCATCTTGCCATAGAATTATGTCCTTTTCCATTTTGTAGGTGAAGTCAACAGAATCCAGAGGACACTAACACCCTGACAAACCATGgtaatgcatttttacttcaattacTGGTAGACATAGTAATAGTATGCACTCCTGTTCAGGGCATTCAGTAGATACAGGGCATTATGGATATGAAAAAATTTTTAACCttctgaaatgttttatttgcctCATTGTATATCTGTTAAACATGAAAACCCTGCCTAGTACTGTATCATCATGACAGGGCCACAGCCAGGCTTAAAAGGTGACAAAATATGACATGTTCTTCATGCAATGTAAATGCACGTGTTGTAGATCTCAATGGAAGCTCTCTTGTTGATGAGAACCAGCTGCCATTAGCTGGGCCCTCTGGCTCAGGTTCATCTTCAGGTACAATTACTTGTGTATAAACCAAGAGCAAAATTTgccatattttatataacatcttattaaatatttttgagaaaggtattttaatttcaacaaaggcagtttcaaaatttacaaacGTAGTTCTGTGTAACAGGGGTGGATACAGGGTTTGCTTAAGGAGGGTGCCAGCCTTCTCCGAACCACAAACCAGTATTTTTCCACTCATAAGCACTACTTTGTTAGGTGAAGTTAGAAActggaaaacataaaaatagtacTTTAAGCATACAGGCACCCAGTCTTTAGGCCATCAATTTTCATGGGGGGGGCAGGTGGCACAAGAATGCACCACAACCCACCACCACCCCCAATCTGCCACTGTAATTAACCTGTTTTAATACTGGTATTTATGTGCTTTTTATTTGACCACAATGAAGGGCAGggaaaatatatattcttaaattCACCTACCTTCtgtgggtttttttgttttgttttgctgcCAACATTTCAAAGTATATCTGAAAGGTTCTGAAATGTTGTGGGTTCTGCAGATGTAACTGGAAATAAGATGTACCTGATTAACCTTATATGTAAGATATTAAAGAGTGGCAATAATTTAACTTGTAGAGATGCATGACAGTGATACAAGTAGGAGCTCCTCACCACAAAGAGAAATACACCCTGCCGTTCACAGTACACCATATTCTGGGATGTATacacatacattattttgtattattattgttagtgcTGTTATATTACAGTTAGTGCTGTTATATTACAGATATATTGATATGCTGCATCTAAACACATACTTTTGGTGTTACATCTCTCTGGTactttgagatacattttattaaactcaTTCCAAGGAATGTAGTAAAGTAGAAAAGGCAGCAAGATGAATCATTTAGCAGTATGTTTCCCCTCTGGACAATCTGTTGCATACCATAACCTATCTAAAATTTTGGCCCAGATTAATTAACCTGCTCTTCTATATACTGTATATGTGTATCTGCAGGTCCTAGAAGAAAGGTGAACAGCACTCCTCAGGTAGCTTCAACTCCCACCAATGGTAAATATGAATGTTTGTGTGGATTTGTTAAATGATTATGATGTATGCCAGAAATGATAGGCAGTGTACATTAAAAAATGTGAATGCCTGTACAATGCTGAGTTTCCATCGCTTTGGGTTGGGCTAGGCCCCCAGAAAACCTAGGTTTACAGACTCCGGGCACTGGAGTTGGTGACTTGGACCATTTTTTTCTTGGTCTGGCCTAACTTgtaaataagtgtttatttttcatgtcaGAAATTTAAACTAAGCTTCATTTAGTTTGTAGCAATATAGCAATCACCAGAATCAAGCaagtaatttgtaaatttatCATGATAGAAGtcatacttttattgttttttatagttgcagccaatataaacacattattaataaatggaattttccatttttaaataaaaaggtgCTGCAGGAATCACACAGACAGAAAGAAAAATTCTTCAGGTGCTAGCAGAGCTACAACAAAAAGTGGACATGAATACAGGCCTTCTGCAGACTTTGCTGAGAGGTCGGCCTGCCAGCACCAACTCATCCATAAATCTGTCTGTGTGGCCACAGGGTCTCCCAGCTCTGCCGCTTAGTACAATGGATGGGTTCAACACCCTGAATGACAAAGTTATGATTCAGCATAATGCAGATGCTGTCGTAAGTAAATCTGAATTAACTAGATTTTAGGGAGAATAAAGGGATTTACAGTAGTGTATGTATGTCAAAGGCAAATGAATTGTATGATGACCTCCTCAACGGATGCTGAATGTTTCTGAGTTTAAACTATCATGGTTTCTATGCATGAACATTGATTCTGTTTTTACAGGTACTTTATCCATAAATGTGTTCCAGAGATCTTACCTTTGAATTCAATGAAAAAAGAATGATGAATATTAAAGCATATGCAATAATCAGTTTAtggaaatgtattttcaatataaattatgtGCATCAGTTAACACATGATAGATGCAATTTTCATTCTGGAAATATCATGAAATTTTGTAGGTGAGGAAGCTAAGTATGAGGGGTGGTGACAGTGTGGATGCTGTCACAAGAAATGTACTAACAGGTCTAATGACCAACAGCCTTGCCAGCCAGTTCAACTGGATGGGACATGAAAGGAAAAAAAGACAAGATGATGGGACCTTAGTTACCATACCAAAGAAGGCCATATCTACAACAAATTTGTTACAAGTCATTAACAGTAAGTGTCATTAACTGACATATTTGTCAGTCTTCCTTCATTTGCTAGATATTCAGAGCAAATTAAGTTCCTCTGTCAGACACTTAGATGGAAATTTGAAATCTTCAGCTATTGTCTCCTTGCATAGACAGTAGGTTGAAAATTTTTAATGATATCAGATAACATTGGGCATTGGGTGAGTGTGATGCTGAGTGACCTTGACTAAATTCCAATGtcacagaatgtttttttttctggatttttcAAAGCTGGGGTTGTGACATGAATAAGTTGCAAAGGTTTAGAGATAGGAAAGTCAAATTTATATCAATTATGTATCTGGCCAAATTCTCAAATGAGTGTGATCCTGCATGTCCTTCACTTACTTTTCGAGGTTACAGCAAGGCTGGAAAAGCAGTATTGCATCGAAGTTTGTGATGCAAAATGCACCTGCTGTAATCTTATTTTTTTCAGTGTGCATGCTGATCAAACCATGTGGTAAATACATGTACAGCTAATCAATtgtgattaattattttcaagcCTTGTACAGGGTGATGTTCCTGAACTTGTTGAATTTTGGCTTGTGACAAGGATAAGTTGCAAAAATTTCGAGCTAGGACAGtcaaattaacattaataatgcCTCTCATCCAGATCTTAGGAATGGAAATTAAAACAATCAACTATCTCATCAAGATCTTGGCCAACTTTAATGATGAGTGATACTGACCTACTTTTCAAGGTCATAGATTAatttaactgaaatgtttaaagGTAGGCTTGTGGCATATGTGATATGGGATATATTGTTACAGCTTTATGCAGGGAGGggatatttttcatttgtatgtCTCTTCAAGATCTAAGCAAGGTTGATGATGATCCACCCTGATCTACTTTTCAAGGTCACAAAgcaattagaattattttcattgGTGACATGGATAAGTTATGGAAGGTTAGAAATGGGACtgatatttatatcagttcatcAGTTACCATTCTTAATTGTTTTCAGTGGTAGGCTTGGGACATGGATCAGTTGTGGAGGATAAGAGTTGGAGGTGTAGAATTTGTAACAGTTGTGTACTTTATCAAGATCTTGGATTAGCTTTATGATGAGTAACCTTGAGGTGCTTTGAGATTTTGAGGCTTTCCTTTACTGGGGCACGAGGGCTGAGGGGCGTTGCACTGGCCTGCAGTGCATTTTTATCCGTATGCTTCAACTGACAAAACAGTAATCCAAAAATAATGGGTGAGAATCTGCTTTATTCGacctactttaattaaaataatagtttcaaagtcaatatttagataaataaatgtaaataatgggACTTTTCTTTGCAGGAGCTGTCAGGGATAATCCTGTGGCTGAGATGGCATCAGATGATGTCATCAAGAAGACTGCACAGAGCTGGTTCAAATATGCTGCCTCTAGGAAGCAGGAaaagtgaaagaaagaaaacttggtACAGTGTGAGGACAATATAGGGTGTCAATACACATGAAACAGTTATTCTGTCAGATCCAAGATGACCAACTGGATTTGCACAAAATCGTCTGGATTTGCTACCAGTGACCAAGAAGATGTTCATGGACACTGTTTTGTCATATTTCATGCAAATCACAAAATAAAGTGACATGCATCAATGGCAATAATGGTCCTTGCACCCTGCTGCATTTCTTATAATTCACCTTGTAGACTTATATGAGAAATCGCCATCTACACACATCAAAGTCATCCCATGCTTTAGCTTATAGGAGGCAGTCAACCATAATTGTGGACAAAGTTTTCTCAGAGATCTGTGATAGGAATTTATTGCAACTTGGTACACTGTGAGGGCAAAATGGAGTATCAATGCATGAAAAACAATTCTGATCAGATTCAGTATGGCTGACTGGTCACGCAAAAGATGCAAAATAAGTGGAATTTGTTACCAGTGGCCATGAGAATGTTTACGGACATTGTTCTGTCATATTTCacacaatatacaaattaaagtgaTGTTTATCAGTAATAAATTTCACTACTGCTTAAACGTTGTGTCATTGTTATCCTTCAAGATAAAGACTAAGTGAGCTGACCTTTCCTCCCCAACTCAGTGAAATTTGCTCAGTGAGCTTGTTTGGCCAAGTCTTTCcacaaaaaaagttacaaatcTCCCTTCACACATCAAGCTTTTAGAACCCTGATGTTACTGGAATTAGCAAAGTTGTAATACTATGTATCTGACTGATTCTTGATACTCTTAACCACTATCTATAACTTATTTAATCTGTTGCAACCAGTGCATGTTTTAGCTTAGTAATGTTTGTTGATTCTTGTATTAGTATGGGAGCAGACATTAATAAGCTTCTCAGCTTGCGTCCAATACCCATTGGTGTTCATTAtccaataaaatattcacaaacaagcaagcaaagtTGTATAAGGTCTTGTAACTGACCAAATATCAACGTTTAGCCAATGTATTCTCAACGTCGTAAATGACCAAATATCAACGTTTAGCCAACGTATTCTCAACGTCGTAAATGACCAAATATCAACGTTTAGCCAACGTATTCTCAACGTCATACCTACCTAACTACACCATTGCAATCAACCTTTCTTCCACGTTGATCAACGTTTTTTCAACGTCATGCCTATTGTACCCAAAATGTTCTGAACAACGTTGCTTCCACGTTGGTCAACGTTTTTTCAACGTCATGCCTACTGTACCTCAAATGTTGGGAACAACGTTGCTTCCACGTTGCTCAACGTTTTATCAACGTTGCTTCACAACGTTTTTTCAATGTGGACTCGATGTGCACATCAATGTTTATTCAACGTTGATGATCAACGTCTTTGCAACGTTATTTGCCAACGTTGTTTCAACGTCAAATCAACGCTTTTTGCTGGCTGGGTTCTTTGCACAGCCACTAAGTGCCCGGGGAACGTCTGCACGATACACAAGCAtgagttttatttaaactatccAGATGCATTTCCAATTAACAAAAGTTTCAAACAATCTTTTGACGTTTTGTAAATTGACtgagtgttttttaattttctgacagaaaagttctagaaaacaCTTTTCCAACATAAACCAGTTTCATCAACATGAAAAAACTGCTTATCTTTGCACCgaactttttcaataatttttataaattaaatgggAAATATTTCAGCACCATCTACGTCTTTATTTGATCTTTTGCCTGCAATTCGAATATTATGAACCACAGAGCGTTTTTTAAAACGAAATAACCAACCATGGcttgatgaaaatgttttctaaattgCCCCTTATCCGTTGTTTTCTTCCGTTACGTTTTCTTTAAGGGCGTTGGAGACTTAAagcttttgtttgaatttctattTGACCTGAAGATAatcttggaaggtcgaaacgttgttctttaattttcaatataagtgttaatacccataccagatgttctgagatacatttttatttcaattgggtctctcgtcatcaataaatgtttgaaatataattaggatgttttatacaaattatatttgagATGTTAAGAATGGAGAGTAGTTCTCTTAATTCTAACATGAAATCCCTTTACATTCAGACTAGTAaccaaacagattttattttcgcaaacacatttctaatattttattaaacaatctgcaatctttactaaaagtaccAAATTATGT
This sequence is a window from Tachypleus tridentatus isolate NWPU-2018 chromosome 5, ASM421037v1, whole genome shotgun sequence. Protein-coding genes within it:
- the LOC143251232 gene encoding uncharacterized protein LOC143251232, whose protein sequence is MANVDRSNQMEVEIREYVIVVFTKDNEVGVAPSDWLLDECTIKWPNKKGQSLNKAVLDRMPPEDHWDEYDVRVIYSDDDYVKVRGKLSSAEDTSSLETDDPEAKNSENGPRICTRKRKPTQRLVSESDNESEADGEKNQQVQNSKSQKHKSAIWSDDHVDLAQLTIPKPPEPISNAGGHVIVTPKRRCVSGEVNRIQRTLTP
- the LOC143251233 gene encoding uncharacterized protein LOC143251233, whose product is MNTGLLQTLLRGRPASTNSSINLSVWPQGLPALPLSTMDGFNTLNDKVMIQHNADAVVRKLSMRGGDSVDAVTRNVLTGLMTNSLASQFNWMGHERKKRQDDGTLVTIPKKAISTTNLLQVINRAVRDNPVAEMASDDVIKKTAQSWFKYAASRKQEK